From the genome of Aspergillus fumigatus Af293 chromosome 1, whole genome shotgun sequence, one region includes:
- the erg27 gene encoding protein erg27 has translation MQCVSLFNDQVIWSSPTSTLLNYGGLSATSVRKPMADSYEDFPLIDPECLTLWMASSEVDQKALGNFAAITSRENPFLSAMLYRVLGLSVMLSKKLLRARRLRRLDPTRETKSLQLYHHIIWLSREGLLILEEFVLPMVEPFVELKILAYKLRASFYHIFVLFHNEPPVHAPGIMSLRSQSSATNNAAEAESTPKDQGSRFSFTSKPEVIPRPQDAASNPDDAARRRATQAPPGLAPVQPPKPASSFLLPSIDYTPTATACFNHAALLAERFLPGSHPLRLSIKLEYAAYLYDCLHDPNACRRLAKQAIADVYNAQEGMDDESFEDAAEIVRILGKMVKRSGKNSSTGPSSTSAGTPKGDISMSEGSLTPKVRKSVSQATTMTSVSPAPVNKSPVKSDAPSTALPNPSMTNPI, from the coding sequence ATGCAATGTGTCTCATTATTCAATGACCAAGTTATTTGGTCTTCTCCAACTTCAACATTGCTAAATTACGGCGGATTATCGGCCACCTCAGTTCGCAAACCAATGGCTGACTCGTACGAGGATTTTCCACTGATAGATCCAGAGTGTCTGACACTGTGGATGGCTTCTTCCGAGGTTGACCAGAAGGCTCTGGGCAACTTTGCTGCTATCACAAGCCGTGAGAATCCTTTTTTGTCCGCCATGTTATACAGAGTCTTGGGTTTGTCGGTAATGCTGTCCAAGAAGCTCCTTCGTGCACGAAGATTGCGACGTCTGGATCCCACGCGGGAGACAAAGTCCCTTCAACTGTATCACCATATCATTTGGCTTTCACGGGAGGGTCTATTGATCTTGGAGGAGTTCGTCCTTCCCATGGTCGAGCCCTTCGTGGAGTTAAAAATCCTCGCATACAAGCTCAGAGCCTCGTTTTATCATATCTTCGTTCTCTTCCATAACGAGCCACCAGTCCATGCGCCCGGTATTATGAGCCTCCGAAGCCAGTCTTCAGCGACGAATAATGCTGCTGAAGCAGAGTCGACTCCCAAGGACCAGGGATCAAGGTTCTCATTTACTTCTAAACCAGAAGTGATCCCGCGTCCCCAGGATGCGGCCTCGAATCCAGACGACGCTGCAAGACGAAGGGCTACGCAGGCTCCTCCTGGCCTAGCCCCGGTACAGCCTCCCAAACCCGCTTCATCATTCCTTCTTCCCTCTATCGATTATACCCCAACTGCAACGGCATGCTTCAACCATGCCGCTCTCCTTGCTGAACGGTTTCTGCCCGGATCGCATCCCCTACGCCTGTCGATAAAGCTCGAATATGCTGCTTACCTTTACGATTGCCTTCACGACCCAAATGCTTGTCGACGATTGGCGAAGCAAGCCATAGCAGATGTTTACAATGCTCAGGAAGGCATGGACGACGAGAGCTTTGAGGACGCCGCCGAGATAGTTCGGATCCTGGGAAAGATGGTAAAGCGCTCGGGCAAGAATAGCAGCACGGGACCTAGCAGCACGTCAGCTGGAACACCAAAAGGGGATATCTCGATGAGCGAGGGCAGCCTGACCCCAAAAGTACGAAAATCCGTGTCACAGGCGACAACAATGACTTCAGTCTCGCCTGCTCCGGTGAATAAGTCCCCGGTCAAAAGTGATGCGCCTTCTACTGCACTTCCAAATCCAAGTATGACGAATCCTATTTGA